CGGGGCCGCTGTTGGCTGCCGATGATAATCCGCTCAAGCTGGAGCTGGGCAAAACCCGCCCGCTGGTCGTGGTGGAACTCGATGCCGGTAACCCGACCTTGGCCACGCTCAAGAAACAACTGCAAGAGCCTGCCACCAAGCAGTCCTTCGAAGAGCGCAGCATGGTGCTCTACACCGTAAAGTTCGGCAGCATCGGCGCCGAGGGCGAGAAGTTCGCCAAGGACCCCAAGGACAGCAAAAAGCTCACCCCGCCTGAAACCAATGCGCTGATCCGCGCGCTCAAACTCGGAGTCGGCAGCGGCACCAAGGTGATCCTGGTGGGCAAGGACGGTGACAAGAAACTCGAGAAGAACGTGCCGCCGGATACGCTCGATCTGAAAGAGTTCTTCAGCACCATCGACCAGATGCCGATGGCTGAAAAAGAAGCGGCTGCCGCACCGGAACCTGCACCGGTCGAACCCGCTCCTGCGAAGGGCGCAAAACCGGCCAAGCCGGGTAGCAAGCCCGCGCCGCAACAACTCGACGACTGAGCATACCGATCAAAATGTGGGAGGGGGATATGCGTTAATACCCCCATCACATCAGCGATGCAGCCTGCTCAAGGTTTAGCCGCTTTACGCAGCGGAAACGGGAAGTAGAAAAACCGCAGAAATGCCACCCGCTTGATCACTTCGCCGATCAGCAATGGCACCACCACCGCCACCACAAAGCCCACACACGCCGCCATGAGCGGATGCAGGCCCAGGCGCGCCATGAGGTCGAAAGTCTTGTGCTGGATCTCGCCGTGGAAGATCAACAGGATCAAGGTGGATTGGCCGATATAGGTCATCACCCGGGTCAGCAGGGTCGACACCATTAACACCCGCGCCAGCGCCCAGCACAGGTACACGCCGATCACCGCCAGCAGGCTGGTCCACAACCAATGGTCGTAACGACGCTGCGCCAGGTCCATGGTGTCGTGGCTATAGAGGAACACCGCTGCGAACAGCGCCACCGAAATCAGTAGCGTTAGCAGCGAGCCTTCATGCCGGCGCAGCCAATCGCGCAGCAGGTAGCCGCAGATGAAGTAGGTGCTGCTGATCAGCGTCACGTCGAGGCTGAAGGGCAGGCCGGGCAGGGTCCAGGTCTGCTCGCTGACGCTGACCGGCAATTGCCAGAACCACGGCAGCATCCAGATGCCGAGCAACAGTTGCGCGCCGACCAGCAGACAAGCCGCCAGCAATGGCAGTTTGAGGCGCTGGATCAGGCGCAGCATCAACCAACTGAGCAGGATGGCCACCCAGAAGTGCGGCAAAAACCACAACGCCTGCCATGGGATGGTGTCCACGGATGCATACAGCACGCCGCCGATATCCGGCAGCAACGGTTGCCCGCGCAGCACATCGCGTACGATCACATACGCCAGCATGGTGAAAAAGAACGGCTTTAGCAGGCCATCGGCCTTGCGCACCGCCATTTCCACGAACGGCTGCTCGGGCTTGAAAAATACCCCGGACAAAAAGAAGAACAACGGCAGCACGAACGACGCCAGGATCGCGTACTGCAACTCCGGCGAGTTGGCGGCAAACCAACTGTGGCCATAGACGATAATCAGGATACCGACGCCTTTGGCGATATCCATTTGAACCCAACGATGTTTCATTCCAGTCGTCCCGAACGATCATTCACGCCTTGCGCCACGGCTTCAGCCACAGCCCCATCCCCAGCAACACCACGGCGCCCGCCAGGGTGCTCAAACCCAGTTGCAGCCACACGTCGTCGATTCCAAATAACACCAGGGCCGCCAGCCCTACCAGCACGGCGCTGAGCAGCCATTGGCGCACCCAGGGCAGGGCGTTGAGCAACGCCTGGCGTTGCATCAGCAGCAGCGCGGTACAGACCACGCCCGCCAGCGCCGCCAGCGGAATACCAGCCAAACCAAACACAAACGGCAGCACGCCCAGCAGCAGCACGTTGACCAGGCTGCCGAGCAGTTCGCAGCGCAGCGGCTGACGGGTATCGCCGGCGGCGTAGGCGTAACGCGCGAGCAGGGCGTTCCATGCACCGAACACCAGGGGCACGGCAAACCATGCCAGCAACGGCGGCAGCGGCGAGCCCGCCGCCTGGTTGGGCAGCAGCAGCGCCACCAGGCTCGGTGCCGCCGCCACCAGGCCGACGCCTGCCGGCAGGGTCAGCACGCTGGCGGTTTCCAGGCCGCGCTTGAGCAGGGCCAGGCGTTCATCGCCCTGGCGTCGGCTCATCATCCCAAGCAGGACTTGATTGAGGCTCATCAGCGCAATCAGCGGCAGGTTCATCAGCTTGCGTGCCAGGTTGACCCAGGTCACCGCGCCTTCCCCCAACAGCGACGCCACCAGGCGCTCGATCAACGCCAGGCCCTGACTGGCACCATTACTCAGCAACAGCGGGCCGATGCGCTGGCCCAGTTCGCGCAAGGGGGCGAGCGACAGTTGCATGCGCCAGGGTCGCCAGCCCTGGCGCCAAAGCGACGGCAGCAGCGCCAGTGGCATCAATGCGCTGCCGACCAGGCACGCCAGCGCCAGGCTGTGCGGCTGGCTGGCGGTGCCTGCCACTGCGAGGTACGTCACCGGCGGCAGGTTGAACAGCAGCGAACCCAACCCCGCCAGCACGAAGCGCTCGCTGGCCTGCAATGGAACACTGAACAGCGCATGCAGCATCAAGCCCGGTACACACCACGCCACAATCTGCAGATTGCTCGCGGCCAGCGCCGTGGCGCCGGCCGCCAGTCCAGGGCCGAGCGCCTGCACCAGCCAGGGCGCCAACAGCATCAGCAACAGGCTGGTGATCAGTGCGATCAGCATCAACGCTGGGAACAGCACCGCCAGCCAGTCCAGGCGTTCGCCGTCTTTGCGCTGTAGATACAACGGCAATGCGGCGGCACTCAATACGCCACCGGCCAGCGACATGCGCAGCGCCTCGGGCAGGAACAGCGCGATCAGAAACGCATCACTGCGCTCGCCCGCGCCCCAGGCCGCCACCAGCAACCACTCGCGCGCAAATCCCAGGCACAGGCCCAGCAGGGTCGCCACGGTCAGCCAGGCGGCGGAGCCGAGCATCAGGACCGCGCGCCGTCAAGCACTGGCTTGCTGAACGCCACCGTCTTGACCTGGGGCAGGCGCGCCGGAAACAGGCGGCGCGCCTCCAGCACGTTAATCCCCACCATCAGCCAGAACAGCGCCACCATCACTACGGCAAAACTGAAATAGTGGTCAAACAGACCGCTGACCAGCGCCGACAGAATCCCGGCCATGCTGCCCAGCCACAATGCGTTGTCCTTGGTCAGCCGGATCGGGCCTTTTTCCGGCCGGGCCTCACGCCACCAGCGCACGGTGACCGCGATGAACAACAGCATGCCGACCACGCCGGTCTTGTAGATGAAGTTCAGCCACAAGTTGGAGATCCCCAGCAACTGCGTGCCCGGCACCGGCGGGTCAACCTTGAAACCGATGCCGAACGGGTAAGCCGCCACGGCCTGCCCAAACATGCTGTATTCGTCGAACCGCACCTCGGTGCTGGCGTTGCTCGACGAGAAAATCGTCGCCAGGCGTTCCTGCAACGGCGGATAAGCCATGACCAGCGCCACAGTCAGCGCAGCGCCGATCATCAGTAAACGTCCGGTGTACGGCACGCGCCGAGTGGCCAGCCATATCAGCACCAGCGCCAGGCTGACCATCGCCCCCCGGCTGCTGGCCAACAGCAACGCCGCCGCCCCCAGGCACGCCACGCCCAGGCCCAGCGCGCGTTTCCAACCCTGTTCGGTCATGCCGTAGCAGAAGGCCAGGGGCAGCAGCAGCGCCATGATTCCGCCGATGGCATTCGGGTGCATCCACGGCGAGCCCATGCGCGAGGACATGGCTTCCAGGCCGAATTTCAGCATGTCGAAGTTGCCGTAATTGAGCAGTGCCAGGATCGGCGCAATCCCTGCCCCGGAACGCGTGCGCACGAACACCGCGATCGACATTACCAGCATCGCCAGGGTGCCCAGCAGCAAGGCAATCACCAGGCTTTCGCGGCGCTTGTAGTCCACCAGCAACTTGGCCGTAAGAAACACTCCGGACAAGTTCAACAACCAGCGCAGCCAGTTGGCCACGCCGCTGGTTTCGGCGTGGATGCTGACTTGGCCGACGATAAACGGGAACACGCTGAACAGCATCAGCCACAACAGCATCTGGTCGGTGGGGCGGCTTGCCAGGCGCGGCGCGTCCGGCAGGCGTGACAGAAAACTGTGCCACAGCACTGCACCCCAGGTCAGCGCAAGAATGGCTTCGCACACCGTACTGCGGATGCCCAGGTTGAGCGTGGAGTAGGGCATGAAGGTCGCGACCAGGGCGAACAGCAATAAGCCCCAGAAGGGAAAGCGCAGGATGGTCACGGCCGCCGCCAGGCCTATCACGGCGAGAAACGCCTTGGCTGGCGACAGCGCCAGGGCGGCCACACCAAACAGTACGCCGAATAGGATCGCGACGAGGCTTGCCAGAGGGAGTCTCATTTCAGTTCCTCGATCAGTTCGGCCAGGCGCCGGCGATAGGCGTGTTGATTGAAACGTGCGGCCCATTGGCGATGGTCTTCGGGTGTGCCTTCATCGCCGCGTTCACCCAGGCTCAGCATCAGCTGGACCAGGGCGGGCCCATCGGTGGGTGAAAAGCGCGGCGCGGACGGCGGGGTGATTTCGTCCAGCGAGGTGCCGCTGGCCACGGCCACGGGGGTGCCGACGCTCAACGCTTCAATCACCGGCAAACCGAAACCCTCGGCGTAGGACGGTTGCCACACGCGTGACGCCTGGCGGTACAGCCCGTGCAACTCGGCGTCGGACACGCCACTCAACGCATGAATGCCCGCCAGCGTGCGCTGGGCTTCGGGCAAATGCTCCAGGCTGCCCACCAGCACCAGTTCCGGCACGTTGACGGACAAGCGCCGCGCCTGCTGCCAGGCCTCCACCAGGAACGGCACGTTCTTGCGCAATTCACGGGTGCCGACCAGCAGCCAGAACCCCTTGGGCAATTGACGCGCCGACAGGTCCGCCGCCGGCTCGTTGAAACCGTCCACCTGATTGGGCAGCATGCGAATCTTGCCTGCCGCCTGGGGGAACAGCCGCGCGGTTTCGTCGGCGCTGTATTGGGAGGGCGTCCACACCCGGTCGGCGCTGC
This genomic stretch from Pseudomonas orientalis harbors:
- a CDS encoding DUF4174 domain-containing protein; the encoded protein is MLIRSLTLATLMAFTGPLLAADDNPLKLELGKTRPLVVVELDAGNPTLATLKKQLQEPATKQSFEERSMVLYTVKFGSIGAEGEKFAKDPKDSKKLTPPETNALIRALKLGVGSGTKVILVGKDGDKKLEKNVPPDTLDLKEFFSTIDQMPMAEKEAAAAPEPAPVEPAPAKGAKPAKPGSKPAPQQLDD
- a CDS encoding acyltransferase family protein — its product is MKHRWVQMDIAKGVGILIIVYGHSWFAANSPELQYAILASFVLPLFFFLSGVFFKPEQPFVEMAVRKADGLLKPFFFTMLAYVIVRDVLRGQPLLPDIGGVLYASVDTIPWQALWFLPHFWVAILLSWLMLRLIQRLKLPLLAACLLVGAQLLLGIWMLPWFWQLPVSVSEQTWTLPGLPFSLDVTLISSTYFICGYLLRDWLRRHEGSLLTLLISVALFAAVFLYSHDTMDLAQRRYDHWLWTSLLAVIGVYLCWALARVLMVSTLLTRVMTYIGQSTLILLIFHGEIQHKTFDLMARLGLHPLMAACVGFVVAVVVPLLIGEVIKRVAFLRFFYFPFPLRKAAKP
- a CDS encoding lipid II flippase MurJ, encoding MLGSAAWLTVATLLGLCLGFAREWLLVAAWGAGERSDAFLIALFLPEALRMSLAGGVLSAAALPLYLQRKDGERLDWLAVLFPALMLIALITSLLLMLLAPWLVQALGPGLAAGATALAASNLQIVAWCVPGLMLHALFSVPLQASERFVLAGLGSLLFNLPPVTYLAVAGTASQPHSLALACLVGSALMPLALLPSLWRQGWRPWRMQLSLAPLRELGQRIGPLLLSNGASQGLALIERLVASLLGEGAVTWVNLARKLMNLPLIALMSLNQVLLGMMSRRQGDERLALLKRGLETASVLTLPAGVGLVAAAPSLVALLLPNQAAGSPLPPLLAWFAVPLVFGAWNALLARYAYAAGDTRQPLRCELLGSLVNVLLLGVLPFVFGLAGIPLAALAGVVCTALLLMQRQALLNALPWVRQWLLSAVLVGLAALVLFGIDDVWLQLGLSTLAGAVVLLGMGLWLKPWRKA
- a CDS encoding O-antigen ligase family protein, with product MRLPLASLVAILFGVLFGVAALALSPAKAFLAVIGLAAAVTILRFPFWGLLLFALVATFMPYSTLNLGIRSTVCEAILALTWGAVLWHSFLSRLPDAPRLASRPTDQMLLWLMLFSVFPFIVGQVSIHAETSGVANWLRWLLNLSGVFLTAKLLVDYKRRESLVIALLLGTLAMLVMSIAVFVRTRSGAGIAPILALLNYGNFDMLKFGLEAMSSRMGSPWMHPNAIGGIMALLLPLAFCYGMTEQGWKRALGLGVACLGAAALLLASSRGAMVSLALVLIWLATRRVPYTGRLLMIGAALTVALVMAYPPLQERLATIFSSSNASTEVRFDEYSMFGQAVAAYPFGIGFKVDPPVPGTQLLGISNLWLNFIYKTGVVGMLLFIAVTVRWWREARPEKGPIRLTKDNALWLGSMAGILSALVSGLFDHYFSFAVVMVALFWLMVGINVLEARRLFPARLPQVKTVAFSKPVLDGARS
- a CDS encoding glycosyltransferase family 4 protein; this translates as MRVGLDYRTVGTSPQSGISRQVYALENALRSLPGLELERFTVAPLGDEMRMRAHCPDWGCAKTAMHQPQNRLRFEAGFLPRALREQHIDLYISTFNMGLPLPPKSKGLRTVVLLHDLFQITLDNYHASRLKALVYKTTDRLSIAYAVRSADRVWTPSQYSADETARLFPQAAGKIRMLPNQVDGFNEPAADLSARQLPKGFWLLVGTRELRKNVPFLVEAWQQARRLSVNVPELVLVGSLEHLPEAQRTLAGIHALSGVSDAELHGLYRQASRVWQPSYAEGFGLPVIEALSVGTPVAVASGTSLDEITPPSAPRFSPTDGPALVQLMLSLGERGDEGTPEDHRQWAARFNQHAYRRRLAELIEELK